Genomic segment of Candidatus Chlorohelix allophototropha:
AAGTAACTTGTACCTTCGCTTGCTCGCTGTCCAGTGTAGGTGAAAGGATTAAAACAATGCAAGATGAAATGCACTGGCAAGCTGACCGGGTCCAACTTCGGTATCTGCAGCAACAACATCCCGATTGGTCTCGCCCTACTCTCGCCCAAACGCTCCACCGCTCCCTCTCCTGGGTCAAAAAGTGGCGCAAGCGTTTGCGTCTGGCTCCTCCCACCGACCATGCGGTGCTGCGCAGCTTTTCCACTGCCCCATGGTCGTCAATTTAAGAGCTGCGGAAGCAAAATAGGAGGACTATTAAGCAGCTGAAAACTGGAGGGTTTGGATTTTTTCCTATCCAAACGACAGCCTTTTTGCATACTAGCACAAATATAAATCAATTCTTGCAATAAGTGGGGCGGATTATCAATACGAAACAGTAAGCTGCGGGCGTGTGCTCGCACAATACGACTAGCCTTGATGAGACTGCGTTCCGCCTCTTGCCACACCCCTGCCAGCACTAACCAGTGCTGAATAATTTGCCCAATCAGTTTGGCATATATTTCGCATAATATCGCCCAAGGCTTGTGGCTATGCCAGCGTTCCAATCCACCCCCACTTTTCCACAATTTGAAAAGAAGTTCAATCTGCCAGCGTAACCGATACAATACTGCCACTTCTGCGGGACTAGCCTGCTCCTGCGATAGATTGGTTAGATACACACTCCAGTAGCTTAAGGCTTGACGTTCGGCGCTGACCGGACGCTGCTGCTTGCGTGCCAACTCCTTGAAAGCCTGCTGACGAGTTTGTACTACTCCAGAAGGTACTTGCCATGCCACTAACCGACAGCGCAAACGTTCTTTTACCCCCACCTCTACTACCCTATCTATCAGCTTTTGTGACTGCTGTCCCAACCATTTACTCAAAGCTAAGGGTTGTTGGTGCGCCCCGTACACTTGTAGTCCGGTTTGAGCTTTGGTTAGGTACAATACCGCTTGCGCTTCTAATTCTTTCAATCGTCCCAATTTGAAATAGCCTAAATCGGTTATCCGTAGCGCCCCCGCTGGTAAACTTAGCTTTTGATGCGGTCCTTGCCGATCGTGCAGACGGGCTGGACTTAATTCCGGTCCCAGTAGCGCCCCGCTTAGCAGTTCCAAACCCACGTGCAGTTTCAGACCAGCCTCACTTTGACTACCCTCTTTCCCACACCCTTGCCAATGGGCGCTCAAGGTTGGCGGTAAACTGATAGTCGAACTATCCAGTACATACACCCCTTTGAAGCGTTGCAGTAGGCTCAAACTCGCTGGTTCCTGCCCTAGCATTTTTTCTACACACCAACCTAACAAAGCCTGTAAATAACTTGCCGCTTGGCTTGTAAAACTCTGGTCAAGCGCTTGTTTGCTAACCTTGGCTATTTGTGCCAGTTCACTCCGTATAATGAACCAGAAGAACTGAACAACTAAAAAGGGTTTGGTAAGGTGTATACTTAAAAACATGACAACACCTAGAAAAAAGTATTCACCCACATTTAAGTCTCAAAGAGTGCAAGAAGTGCTGGAAGGTAATAAAACCCTTACCCAGATAGCTTCTGAATATGGTATTCATCCGAATATGCTCACTAAATGGAAACAACTGGCTCTAAAA
This window contains:
- a CDS encoding IS4 family transposase — protein: MFLSIHLTKPFLVVQFFWFIIRSELAQIAKVSKQALDQSFTSQAASYLQALLGWCVEKMLGQEPASLSLLQRFKGVYVLDSSTISLPPTLSAHWQGCGKEGSQSEAGLKLHVGLELLSGALLGPELSPARLHDRQGPHQKLSLPAGALRITDLGYFKLGRLKELEAQAVLYLTKAQTGLQVYGAHQQPLALSKWLGQQSQKLIDRVVEVGVKERLRCRLVAWQVPSGVVQTRQQAFKELARKQQRPVSAERQALSYWSVYLTNLSQEQASPAEVAVLYRLRWQIELLFKLWKSGGGLERWHSHKPWAILCEIYAKLIGQIIQHWLVLAGVWQEAERSLIKASRIVRAHARSLLFRIDNPPHLLQELIYICASMQKGCRLDRKKSKPSSFQLLNSPPILLPQLLN